The following are from one region of the Syngnathus acus chromosome 10, fSynAcu1.2, whole genome shotgun sequence genome:
- the LOC119128361 gene encoding uncharacterized protein LOC119128361 isoform X4, with product MSHRQYQRRPMPDTDFRPSLGPDGLSERHRRSSPDRRGYYGSGSSTSAPALPLSSMDSALSVLSSCGLEPADLALLAEIPEDKLTVESLPHIVRQIKSNREAPHPPPVSSFDLPSLPWHQYSGRVVEYPLDHIKPTGLPAEPLREWRDCWQNPRSEPTPSQTQRPARSEPPSQSPRYFAEAGPGKAAAAATIPSLFSLAHRPSPADRSVAPLDERRWETGSERGHPDASASQPPGAAAPSKQEVQDFYSVEPQTYPTSCSLCNACVISLEDWRKHINSSRHADGQLGLLHRFPTWDCRKETPNRDERQSQVGLGARRRKDPETFWATNDDGSRSQAGKSPEKKPVAESKWAEQARESIHKRRPPYVDEQRVDFSISNVFNIVKSSCVVSFTPPPQSNQDWSDLLRVVRRFGPIVYTLFGRSKACVEMKNLEDAEKLVNYYSSKHLRIKDNVLRVTFAVETSSLRTSAFAHRYQEESTERSRDEGHTLDESKKSRADHTARSRKARETDRRAGSRSKSRDRKARSTSRERKTGSKDRSKSRDRKIRSRSRDRKARSKSSSAKMPEAQKPEMSASSGASASRKRSEADAVDQVLSNMDADSVEDDSDIEGMAVVGEDLEDDRLETADEGHEKGEDCKAHGANKTEDTPDEEVDLEDYIMLDEVGQEQSSKVVEPSRDCAAGEGGHGPHVSRVVYFKDLPLSYCNAADFVKLTKGLGRPVCYYLLRGLRKGFLELSCSSEAIRVVNELNVYFKDTPTVVLISNKYRRLRNGTVVHWDQRETGERTGASDRRDKSKSRDKEERNASSASDQEKEKPAREKDLTRKTPDKESTSSSSSDILSSSKSGNSKDVQSRSGKTEIKAESEKTEESQPEGIVSETLEDKANTSDVRTSDSKTTKNISDVTKTPQNKSGSENESDSEKTLENKPETSSEGGNTRLSRVILGHEKGEDCKAHGASKTEDTSDEEVDLEDYIMLDEVGQEQSSKVVEPSRDCAAGEGGHGPNVSRVVYFKDLPLSYCNAADFVKLAKGLGRPVCYYLLRGLRKGFLELSCSSEAIRVVNELNVYFKDTPTVVLISNKYRRLRNGTVVHWDQRETGERTGASDRRDKSKSRDKEERNVSSASDQEKEKPAREKDLTRKTPDKESTSSSSSDILSSSKSGNSKDVQSRSGKTEIKAESEKMEESQPEGIVSETLEDKANTSDAPTSDSKTTKNISDGKKTFEDKPDSENIHNVQTKVTKVVEDKPKKGKSSSAQSNDGKTTKNIFENKLDSKNTDNVQTIVTKTPQNRSEEENIHNVKSKENKSDSEKNQPENASEGGNTHNEQPKDGKALQNLEGGKRLKNQPDNEMTLETLSEEGKIAEVGRESRKTLEIESEGGNPLGNGPKTRKRTIEKSESEKIKRRCVSTKTCEEGQVESGKAVGTTQKKCGEDPERESVSSKGSDQVSGKDPRVTNSPQEDPSREEDLGGTVKRRASPDDTSVAGKIRKEEQSSETSDENQKNQEADGNSGTPTAPHHPIGIQFVRPVVGYFCNLCQLIYADEDEAKVQHCSSRQHHFKYWEKMKMAT from the exons ATGTCTCACCGCCAGTACCAGCGAAGGCCTATGCCTGACACTGACTTCCGACCCAGTCTGGGTCCCGACGGCCTCTCTGAACGCCACCGCCGCTCCTCGCCGGATCGTCGCGGCTACTATGGGTCTGGTAGTTCGACATCAGCGCCTGCCTTGCCGCTCAGCTCGATGGACAGCGCCCTCAGCGTCCTGAGCAGCTGCGGTCTGGAGCCCGCCGACCTTGCGCTCCTCGCCGAGATCCCTGAGGACAAACTCACTGTGGAGTCGCTGCCGCACATTGTCCGTCAGATTAAATCCAACAGAGAAGCACCCCATCCTCCCCCTGTCTCCTCCTTTGACCTTCCCAGCTTGCCCTGGCATCAGTATAGCGGTCGGGTGGTCGAGTACCCCCTGGACCACATCAAGCCGACAGGCCTTCCTGCAGAGCCGCTTCGCGAGTGGCGAGATTGCTGGCAGAATCCGAGAAGCGAGCCGACGCCCTCCCAGACCCAAAGGCCGGCCAGGAGCGAGCCTCCGTCGCAGTCTCCCAGATACTTTGCGGAAGCCGGGCCTggcaaagcagcagcagcagcgaccATTCCCTCCCTCTTCTCCCTGGCCCACCGGCCTAGCCCAGCTGACAGGTCTGTGGCGCCTCTGGACGAGAGGCGGTGGGAAACCGGGTCGGAACGAGGTCACCCTGACGCCTCTGCCAGCCAGCCTCCCGGTGCTGCGGCACCgtccaaacaggaagtgcagGATTTCTACAGCGTGGAGCCTCAGACGTACCCCACCTCGTGTTCTCTGTGTAATGCCTGTGTAATCTCGTTGGAG GACTGGAGGAAACACATCAACAGCAGTCGGCATGCTGACGGTCAACTCGGCCTGCTGCACCG CTTTCCCACGTGGGATTGCCGCAAGGAGACGCCCAATAG AGATGAGCGACAGTCCCAGGTGGGGCTGGGGGCGAGGCGGAGGAAAGACCCAGAGACTTTCTGGGCCACCAATGACGACGGCAGCA GGTCGCAAGCTGGAAAGAGCCCAGAGAAGAAG CCCGTTGCGGAATCCAAATGGGCCGAGCAGGCTCGGGAGTCGATCCACAAGCGGCGTCCTCCGTATGTGGACGAGCAGCGGGTAGACTTCAGCATCTCCAATGTCTTCAACATTGTGAAG AGCTCCTGCGTGGTCAGCTTCACACCGCCTCCGCAATCAAACCAGGACTGGTCGGACCTCCTCAGAGTTGTCAGACGCTTCGGCCCGATCGTGTACACGCTCTTCGGGCGGTCCAAG GCATGCGTAGAAATGAAAAATCTGGAAGACGCTGAAAAGTTGGTCAATTATTATTCCTCCAAACATCTGAGGATCAAAGACAACGTCCTCCGGGTCACATTTGCCGTAGAAACCTCCAGTCTCAG AACAAGCGCCTTCGCTCACCGCTACCAGGAAGAATCAACTGAGAGGAGCAGAGATGAAGGCCACACACTAGATGAGTCCAAGAAGAGCAGGGCGGACCACACGGCCAGGTCCAGAAAGGCCAGGGAGACAGACAGGAGGGCCGGGTCCAGGTCCAAGTCACGAGACAGAAAGGCCAGGTCAACTTCCCGTGAAAGGAAGACGGGCTCAAAGGACCGCTCCAAGTCCAGAGACAGGAAGATCAGGTCCAGATCCAGAGACAGGAAGGCAAGGTCCAAGTCCAGCAGTGCCAAAATGCCAGAAGCACAGAAGCCCGAGATGagcg CATCCAGTGGCGCCTCGGCGTCACGAAAACGCTCCGAAGCCGACGCCGTTGACCAAGTCCTGAGCAACATGGACGCCGA CTCCGTGGAAGATGACAGCGACATCGAGGGAATGGCGGTCGTCGGCGAGGACCTGGAGGACGACCGTTTGGAAACGGCCGACGAAG GCCACGAAAAGGGGGAGGATTGCAAGGCCCACGGCGCCAACAAAACGGAGGACACGCCGGATGAG GAAGTGGACTTGGAGGATTACATCATGCTGGATGAAGTTGGACAGGAGCAGAGCAGTAAAGTTGTCGAGCCGTCCCGTGACTGCGCCGCAGGGGAAGGCGGCCACGGCCCG CACGTGTCTCGGGTCGTGTACTTCAAAGACCTTCCGCTGTCCTACTGCAACGCCGCCGACTTTGTCAAGCTGACCAAAGGCCTCGGGAGGCCCGTGTGCTACTATCTTCTGCGTGGCCTACGAAAG GGTTTCCTCGAGCTGTCGTGCAGCTCAGAGGCCATAAGAGTGGTCAATGAACTCAACGTTTACTTCAAGGACACTCCAACCGTCGTCCTGATCTCCAACAAATATCGCCGCCTCAGAAATGG CACGGTGGTACACTGGGACCAGCGCGAGACAGGTGAGCGGACGGGAGCGAGCGATCGACGTGATAAAAGCAAGAGCCGagacaaagaagaaagaaacgCTTCGTCCGCATCAGAccaggagaaagaaaaaccaGCTCGGGAGAAAGATTTAACCAGAAAGACCCCAGATAAGGAATCCACATCCAGCAGCTCTTCAGACATTTTGTCCTCGTCCAAGTCTGGGAATTCTAAGGACGTCCAATCACGATCCGGAAAGACGGAGATCAAGGCAGAGTCTGAGAAGACGGAAGAAAGTCAGCCAGAGGGCATCGTGTCAGAAACTCTTGAAGATAAAGCCAACACGAGCGATGTCCGAACAAGCGACAGCAAGACGACAAAGAACATATCAGAcg TCACAAAGACTCCTCAGAATAAATCAGGAAGCGAGAACGAATCGGACAGTGAGAAGACGCTTGAGAATAAACCAGAAACCTCTTCAGAAGGTGGGAACACTCG CCTCTCACGTGTGATTTTAGGCCACGAAAAGGGGGAGGATTGCAAGGCCCACGGCGCCAGCAAAACGGAGGACACGTCGGATGAG GAAGTGGACTTGGAGGATTACATCATGCTGGATGAAGTTGGACAGGAGCAGAGCAGTAAAGTTGTCGAGCCGTCCCGTGACTGCGCCGCAGGGGAAGGCGGCCACGGCCCG AATGTGTCTCGGGTTGTGTACTTCAAAGACCTTCCGCTGTCCTACTGCAACGCCGCCGACTTTGTCAAGCTGGCCAAAGGCCTTGGGAGGCCCGTGTGCTACTATCTTCTGCGTGGCCTACGAAAG GGTTTCCTCGAGCTGTCGTGCAGCTCAGAGGCCATAAGAGTGGTCAATGAACTCAACGTTTACTTCAAGGACACTCCAACCGTCGTCCTGATCTCCAACAAATATCGCCGCCTCAGAAATGG CACGGTGGTACACTGGGACCAGCGCGAGACAGGTGAGCGGACGGGAGCGAGCGATCGACGTGATAAAAGCAAGAGCCGagacaaagaagaaagaaacgtTTCGTCCGCATCAGAccaggagaaagaaaaaccgGCTCGGGAGAAAGATTTAACCAGAAAGACCCCAGATAAGGAATCCACATCCAGCAGCTCTTCAGACATTTTGTCCTCGTCCAAGTCTGGGAATTCTAAGGACGTCCAATCACGATCCGGAAAGACTGAGATCAAGGCAGAGTCTGAGAAGATGGAAGAAAGTCAGCCAGAGGGCATCGTGTCAGAAACTCTTGAAGATAAAGCCAACACGAGCGATGCCCCAACAAGCGACAGCAAGACGACAAAGAACATATCAGACggtaagaaaacatttgaggaTAAACCAGACAGTGAGAACATTCACAATGTTCAAACAAAGGTCACAAAGGTCGTTGAGGATAAACCCAAAAAAGGCAAGTCCAGCAGTGCCCAGTCAAACGACGGCAAGACGACAAAGAACATATTTGAGAATAAACTAGACAGCAAGAACACCGACAATGTCCAAACAATAGTCACAAAGACTCCACAGAACAGATCAGAAGAGGAAAACATCCACAATGTCAAGTCCAAAGAGAACAAATCGGACAGTGAGAAGAATCAACCAGAGAATGCTTCAGAAGGTGGGAACACTCACAATGAACAACCAAAAGATGGGAAGGCTCTACAGAATTTGGAAGGTGGGAAGAGATTGAAGAACCAGCCAGACAATGAGATGACTCTGGAAACATTATCAGAAGAGGGAAAGATTGCAGAGGTTGGAAGAGAAAGCAGGAAGACTCTGGAGATTGAATCAGAAGGTGGAAACCCTTTGGGAAATGGGCCAAAGACCAGGAAACGAACAATAGAGAAGAGCGAGTCGGAAAAAATCAAGAGAAGGTGTGTTTCCACAAAGACTTGTGAAGAAGGCCAGGTGGAGTCTGGAAAGGCAGTTGGGACCACGCAAAAGAAATGTGGAGAGGATCCAGAGAGGGAAAGCGTCTCTTCAAAGGGGTCAGATCAAGTGTCCGGCAAAGATCCCAGAGTAACCAACTCCCCGCAGGAAGACCCAAGTCGTGAAGAGGACTTGGGCGGGACAGTTAAGAGAAGAGCGTCTCCCGATGACACTTCTGTGGCTGGAAAGATCCGAAAGGAAGAGCAGAGTAGTGAAACGTCTGATGAGAATCAGAAGAATCAG GAAGCTGACGGAAATTCAGGGACCCCCACCGCACCCCACCACCCGATCG GAATCCAGTTTGTGCGTCCTGTCGTTGGCTACTTCTGCAACTTGTGTCAGCTGATCTACGCTGACGAGGATGAAGCCAAGGTGCAGCACTGCAGTAGTCGTCAGCACCACTTCAAGTATTGG GAGAAGATGAAAATGGCAACCTGA
- the LOC119128361 gene encoding uncharacterized protein LOC119128361 isoform X3, which translates to MSHRQYQRRPMPDTDFRPSLGPDGLSERHRRSSPDRRGYYGSGSSTSAPALPLSSMDSALSVLSSCGLEPADLALLAEIPEDKLTVESLPHIVRQIKSNREAPHPPPVSSFDLPSLPWHQYSGRVVEYPLDHIKPTGLPAEPLREWRDCWQNPRSEPTPSQTQRPARSEPPSQSPRYFAEAGPGKAAAAATIPSLFSLAHRPSPADRSVAPLDERRWETGSERGHPDASASQPPGAAAPSKQEVQDFYSVEPQTYPTSCSLCNACVISLEDWRKHINSSRHADGQLGLLHRFPTWDCRKETPNRDERQSQVGLGARRRKDPETFWATNDDGSRSQAGKSPEKKPVAESKWAEQARESIHKRRPPYVDEQRVDFSISNVFNIVKSSCVVSFTPPPQSNQDWSDLLRVVRRFGPIVYTLFGRSKACVEMKNLEDAEKLVNYYSSKHLRIKDNVLRVTFAVETSSLRTSAFAHRYQEESTERSRDEGHTLDESKKSRADHTARSRKARETDRRAGSRSKSRDRKARSTSRERKTGSKDRSKSRDRKIRSRSRDRKARSKSSSAKMPEAQKPEMSASSGASASRKRSEADAVDQVLSNMDADSVEDDSDIEGMAVVGEDLEDDRLETADEGHEKGEDCKAHGANKTEDTPDEEVDLEDYIMLDEVGQEQSSKVVEPSRDCAAGEGGHGPHVSRVVYFKDLPLSYCNAADFVKLTKGLGRPVCYYLLRGLRKGFLELSCSSEAIRVVNELNVYFKDTPTVVLISNKYRRLRNGTVVHWDQRETGERTGASDRRDKSKSRDKEERNASSASDQEKEKPAREKDLTRKTPDKESTSSSSSDILSSSKSGNSKDVQSRSGKTEIKAESEKTEESQPEGIVSETLEDKANTSDVRTSDSKTTKNISDGKKTFGNKPNSENTHIVQTKVTKTPQNKSGSENESDSEKTLENKPETSSEGHEKGEDCKAHGASKTEDTSDEEVDLEDYIMLDEVGQEQSSKVVEPSRDCAAGEGGHGPNVSRVVYFKDLPLSYCNAADFVKLAKGLGRPVCYYLLRGLRKGFLELSCSSEAIRVVNELNVYFKDTPTVVLISNKYRRLRNGTVVHWDQRETGERTGASDRRDKSKSRDKEERNVSSASDQEKEKPAREKDLTRKTPDKESTSSSSSDILSSSKSGNSKDVQSRSGKTEIKAESEKMEESQPEGIVSETLEDKANTSDAPTSDSKTTKNISDGKKTFEDKPDSENIHNVQTKVTKVVEDKPKKGKSSSAQSNDGKTTKNIFENKLDSKNTDNVQTIVTKTPQNRSEEENIHNVKSKENKSDSEKNQPENASEGGNTHNEQPKDGKALQNLEGGKRLKNQPDNEMTLETLSEEGKIAEVGRESRKTLEIESEGGNPLGNGPKTRKRTIEKSESEKIKRRCVSTKTCEEGQVESGKAVGTTQKKCGEDPERESVSSKGSDQVSGKDPRVTNSPQEDPSREEDLGGTVKRRASPDDTSVAGKIRKEEQSSETSDENQKNQEADGNSGTPTAPHHPIGIQFVRPVVGYFCNLCQLIYADEDEAKVQHCSSRQHHFKYWEKMKMAT; encoded by the exons ATGTCTCACCGCCAGTACCAGCGAAGGCCTATGCCTGACACTGACTTCCGACCCAGTCTGGGTCCCGACGGCCTCTCTGAACGCCACCGCCGCTCCTCGCCGGATCGTCGCGGCTACTATGGGTCTGGTAGTTCGACATCAGCGCCTGCCTTGCCGCTCAGCTCGATGGACAGCGCCCTCAGCGTCCTGAGCAGCTGCGGTCTGGAGCCCGCCGACCTTGCGCTCCTCGCCGAGATCCCTGAGGACAAACTCACTGTGGAGTCGCTGCCGCACATTGTCCGTCAGATTAAATCCAACAGAGAAGCACCCCATCCTCCCCCTGTCTCCTCCTTTGACCTTCCCAGCTTGCCCTGGCATCAGTATAGCGGTCGGGTGGTCGAGTACCCCCTGGACCACATCAAGCCGACAGGCCTTCCTGCAGAGCCGCTTCGCGAGTGGCGAGATTGCTGGCAGAATCCGAGAAGCGAGCCGACGCCCTCCCAGACCCAAAGGCCGGCCAGGAGCGAGCCTCCGTCGCAGTCTCCCAGATACTTTGCGGAAGCCGGGCCTggcaaagcagcagcagcagcgaccATTCCCTCCCTCTTCTCCCTGGCCCACCGGCCTAGCCCAGCTGACAGGTCTGTGGCGCCTCTGGACGAGAGGCGGTGGGAAACCGGGTCGGAACGAGGTCACCCTGACGCCTCTGCCAGCCAGCCTCCCGGTGCTGCGGCACCgtccaaacaggaagtgcagGATTTCTACAGCGTGGAGCCTCAGACGTACCCCACCTCGTGTTCTCTGTGTAATGCCTGTGTAATCTCGTTGGAG GACTGGAGGAAACACATCAACAGCAGTCGGCATGCTGACGGTCAACTCGGCCTGCTGCACCG CTTTCCCACGTGGGATTGCCGCAAGGAGACGCCCAATAG AGATGAGCGACAGTCCCAGGTGGGGCTGGGGGCGAGGCGGAGGAAAGACCCAGAGACTTTCTGGGCCACCAATGACGACGGCAGCA GGTCGCAAGCTGGAAAGAGCCCAGAGAAGAAG CCCGTTGCGGAATCCAAATGGGCCGAGCAGGCTCGGGAGTCGATCCACAAGCGGCGTCCTCCGTATGTGGACGAGCAGCGGGTAGACTTCAGCATCTCCAATGTCTTCAACATTGTGAAG AGCTCCTGCGTGGTCAGCTTCACACCGCCTCCGCAATCAAACCAGGACTGGTCGGACCTCCTCAGAGTTGTCAGACGCTTCGGCCCGATCGTGTACACGCTCTTCGGGCGGTCCAAG GCATGCGTAGAAATGAAAAATCTGGAAGACGCTGAAAAGTTGGTCAATTATTATTCCTCCAAACATCTGAGGATCAAAGACAACGTCCTCCGGGTCACATTTGCCGTAGAAACCTCCAGTCTCAG AACAAGCGCCTTCGCTCACCGCTACCAGGAAGAATCAACTGAGAGGAGCAGAGATGAAGGCCACACACTAGATGAGTCCAAGAAGAGCAGGGCGGACCACACGGCCAGGTCCAGAAAGGCCAGGGAGACAGACAGGAGGGCCGGGTCCAGGTCCAAGTCACGAGACAGAAAGGCCAGGTCAACTTCCCGTGAAAGGAAGACGGGCTCAAAGGACCGCTCCAAGTCCAGAGACAGGAAGATCAGGTCCAGATCCAGAGACAGGAAGGCAAGGTCCAAGTCCAGCAGTGCCAAAATGCCAGAAGCACAGAAGCCCGAGATGagcg CATCCAGTGGCGCCTCGGCGTCACGAAAACGCTCCGAAGCCGACGCCGTTGACCAAGTCCTGAGCAACATGGACGCCGA CTCCGTGGAAGATGACAGCGACATCGAGGGAATGGCGGTCGTCGGCGAGGACCTGGAGGACGACCGTTTGGAAACGGCCGACGAAG GCCACGAAAAGGGGGAGGATTGCAAGGCCCACGGCGCCAACAAAACGGAGGACACGCCGGATGAG GAAGTGGACTTGGAGGATTACATCATGCTGGATGAAGTTGGACAGGAGCAGAGCAGTAAAGTTGTCGAGCCGTCCCGTGACTGCGCCGCAGGGGAAGGCGGCCACGGCCCG CACGTGTCTCGGGTCGTGTACTTCAAAGACCTTCCGCTGTCCTACTGCAACGCCGCCGACTTTGTCAAGCTGACCAAAGGCCTCGGGAGGCCCGTGTGCTACTATCTTCTGCGTGGCCTACGAAAG GGTTTCCTCGAGCTGTCGTGCAGCTCAGAGGCCATAAGAGTGGTCAATGAACTCAACGTTTACTTCAAGGACACTCCAACCGTCGTCCTGATCTCCAACAAATATCGCCGCCTCAGAAATGG CACGGTGGTACACTGGGACCAGCGCGAGACAGGTGAGCGGACGGGAGCGAGCGATCGACGTGATAAAAGCAAGAGCCGagacaaagaagaaagaaacgCTTCGTCCGCATCAGAccaggagaaagaaaaaccaGCTCGGGAGAAAGATTTAACCAGAAAGACCCCAGATAAGGAATCCACATCCAGCAGCTCTTCAGACATTTTGTCCTCGTCCAAGTCTGGGAATTCTAAGGACGTCCAATCACGATCCGGAAAGACGGAGATCAAGGCAGAGTCTGAGAAGACGGAAGAAAGTCAGCCAGAGGGCATCGTGTCAGAAACTCTTGAAGATAAAGCCAACACGAGCGATGTCCGAACAAGCGACAGCAAGACGACAAAGAACATATCAGAcggtaaaaaaacatttgggaaTAAACCAAACAGTGAGAACACTCACATTGTTCAAACAAAAGTCACAAAGACTCCTCAGAATAAATCAGGAAGCGAGAACGAATCGGACAGTGAGAAGACGCTTGAGAATAAACCAGAAACCTCTTCAGAAG GCCACGAAAAGGGGGAGGATTGCAAGGCCCACGGCGCCAGCAAAACGGAGGACACGTCGGATGAG GAAGTGGACTTGGAGGATTACATCATGCTGGATGAAGTTGGACAGGAGCAGAGCAGTAAAGTTGTCGAGCCGTCCCGTGACTGCGCCGCAGGGGAAGGCGGCCACGGCCCG AATGTGTCTCGGGTTGTGTACTTCAAAGACCTTCCGCTGTCCTACTGCAACGCCGCCGACTTTGTCAAGCTGGCCAAAGGCCTTGGGAGGCCCGTGTGCTACTATCTTCTGCGTGGCCTACGAAAG GGTTTCCTCGAGCTGTCGTGCAGCTCAGAGGCCATAAGAGTGGTCAATGAACTCAACGTTTACTTCAAGGACACTCCAACCGTCGTCCTGATCTCCAACAAATATCGCCGCCTCAGAAATGG CACGGTGGTACACTGGGACCAGCGCGAGACAGGTGAGCGGACGGGAGCGAGCGATCGACGTGATAAAAGCAAGAGCCGagacaaagaagaaagaaacgtTTCGTCCGCATCAGAccaggagaaagaaaaaccgGCTCGGGAGAAAGATTTAACCAGAAAGACCCCAGATAAGGAATCCACATCCAGCAGCTCTTCAGACATTTTGTCCTCGTCCAAGTCTGGGAATTCTAAGGACGTCCAATCACGATCCGGAAAGACTGAGATCAAGGCAGAGTCTGAGAAGATGGAAGAAAGTCAGCCAGAGGGCATCGTGTCAGAAACTCTTGAAGATAAAGCCAACACGAGCGATGCCCCAACAAGCGACAGCAAGACGACAAAGAACATATCAGACggtaagaaaacatttgaggaTAAACCAGACAGTGAGAACATTCACAATGTTCAAACAAAGGTCACAAAGGTCGTTGAGGATAAACCCAAAAAAGGCAAGTCCAGCAGTGCCCAGTCAAACGACGGCAAGACGACAAAGAACATATTTGAGAATAAACTAGACAGCAAGAACACCGACAATGTCCAAACAATAGTCACAAAGACTCCACAGAACAGATCAGAAGAGGAAAACATCCACAATGTCAAGTCCAAAGAGAACAAATCGGACAGTGAGAAGAATCAACCAGAGAATGCTTCAGAAGGTGGGAACACTCACAATGAACAACCAAAAGATGGGAAGGCTCTACAGAATTTGGAAGGTGGGAAGAGATTGAAGAACCAGCCAGACAATGAGATGACTCTGGAAACATTATCAGAAGAGGGAAAGATTGCAGAGGTTGGAAGAGAAAGCAGGAAGACTCTGGAGATTGAATCAGAAGGTGGAAACCCTTTGGGAAATGGGCCAAAGACCAGGAAACGAACAATAGAGAAGAGCGAGTCGGAAAAAATCAAGAGAAGGTGTGTTTCCACAAAGACTTGTGAAGAAGGCCAGGTGGAGTCTGGAAAGGCAGTTGGGACCACGCAAAAGAAATGTGGAGAGGATCCAGAGAGGGAAAGCGTCTCTTCAAAGGGGTCAGATCAAGTGTCCGGCAAAGATCCCAGAGTAACCAACTCCCCGCAGGAAGACCCAAGTCGTGAAGAGGACTTGGGCGGGACAGTTAAGAGAAGAGCGTCTCCCGATGACACTTCTGTGGCTGGAAAGATCCGAAAGGAAGAGCAGAGTAGTGAAACGTCTGATGAGAATCAGAAGAATCAG GAAGCTGACGGAAATTCAGGGACCCCCACCGCACCCCACCACCCGATCG GAATCCAGTTTGTGCGTCCTGTCGTTGGCTACTTCTGCAACTTGTGTCAGCTGATCTACGCTGACGAGGATGAAGCCAAGGTGCAGCACTGCAGTAGTCGTCAGCACCACTTCAAGTATTGG GAGAAGATGAAAATGGCAACCTGA